One stretch of Halobacillus litoralis DNA includes these proteins:
- the glpK gene encoding glycerol kinase GlpK, which translates to MKQYILSIDQGTTSSRAILFNYEGQIVETAQKEFEQHFPKPGWVEHDANEIWTSVLACIADVLRKSDIEASQVAGIGITNQRETTVVWDKNTGKPIYKAIVWQSRQTQSICNELKEQGLEDTFRDKTGLLLDPYFAGTKVKWILDNVDGAREKAENGDLMFGTIDTWLVYKLSGQKTHVTDYSNASRTLMYNIHDLKWDDELLDILDVPKSMLPEVKPSSEVYANTVDYHFFGKEVPIAGIAGDQQAALFGQACFEKGMGKNTYGTGGFMLLNTGEEAVKSENGLLTTLAWGIDGKVEYALEGSIFVSGSAIQWLRDGLNMVESSPQSEEIAGQVKSTDGVYVVPAFVGLGTPYWDSEARGAVFGLTRGTTKAHFVRATLESLAYQTKDVVDAMVEDSGIEVKKLRVDGGAVKNNLLMQFQSDLLDVTVERPEVNETTALGAAYLAGLAVGFWEDRKEIANQWKVEREFEPSMNEEKSKKLYKGWQKAVEATRVFKQEE; encoded by the coding sequence ATGAAGCAGTACATTTTATCAATCGATCAGGGTACAACAAGTTCAAGAGCGATTTTGTTCAATTATGAAGGGCAGATCGTAGAAACCGCTCAAAAAGAATTCGAGCAGCATTTTCCTAAGCCAGGCTGGGTAGAACATGATGCAAACGAAATTTGGACATCTGTTCTTGCATGTATTGCGGATGTTCTAAGAAAATCAGATATTGAAGCGAGTCAGGTCGCAGGCATTGGAATTACGAACCAACGTGAAACGACTGTTGTTTGGGACAAAAACACGGGCAAACCGATTTATAAAGCAATCGTATGGCAGTCCCGTCAAACACAAAGCATCTGTAATGAATTGAAAGAGCAAGGGTTGGAAGATACATTCAGAGATAAAACAGGTCTCCTGCTTGACCCATACTTTGCAGGAACTAAGGTGAAGTGGATTTTAGACAATGTTGACGGAGCAAGAGAAAAAGCAGAAAACGGAGATCTCATGTTCGGAACGATCGACACGTGGCTCGTTTACAAGCTTTCTGGCCAGAAAACACATGTGACCGACTATTCCAATGCTTCCCGGACATTGATGTATAACATCCATGACCTGAAGTGGGACGATGAACTGCTTGATATCTTAGATGTACCGAAAAGCATGTTGCCGGAGGTGAAGCCTTCATCTGAAGTTTATGCAAATACGGTAGATTACCACTTTTTCGGAAAAGAAGTGCCAATCGCCGGAATCGCCGGCGATCAACAGGCAGCCCTTTTCGGACAAGCGTGTTTTGAAAAAGGAATGGGCAAGAACACTTACGGAACCGGTGGTTTCATGTTATTGAACACAGGAGAAGAAGCAGTCAAGTCCGAGAACGGACTGTTGACGACACTTGCCTGGGGTATTGATGGAAAAGTCGAATACGCCCTGGAAGGAAGCATTTTCGTATCAGGTTCTGCCATTCAATGGCTTCGTGACGGTTTAAATATGGTTGAATCTTCTCCGCAGAGTGAGGAAATCGCTGGACAGGTGAAATCTACGGACGGCGTTTACGTTGTTCCTGCATTCGTTGGTCTTGGCACGCCTTATTGGGATAGCGAAGCTCGTGGAGCTGTCTTCGGTCTGACGCGTGGAACGACCAAAGCTCACTTCGTACGAGCCACGCTTGAATCTCTTGCATACCAGACGAAAGATGTGGTGGATGCGATGGTCGAAGATTCCGGCATCGAAGTGAAAAAACTTCGTGTCGATGGAGGTGCCGTCAAAAACAACCTCTTGATGCAGTTCCAAAGTGACTTGCTTGATGTGACCGTCGAGCGTCCAGAGGTCAATGAAACAACGGCTCTTGGTGCGGCTTACCTTGCGGGTCTTGCTGTAGGTTTCTGGGAAGATCGAAAAGAAATCGCAAATCAATGGAAAGTGGAAAGAGAGTTTGAGCCTAGTATGAATGAGGAGAAAAGTAAGAAACTATACAAAGGCTGGCAAAAAGCTGTGGAAGCAACAAGGGTATTCAAGCAAGAAGAATAA